Proteins co-encoded in one Gopherus evgoodei ecotype Sinaloan lineage chromosome 4, rGopEvg1_v1.p, whole genome shotgun sequence genomic window:
- the LOC115651089 gene encoding olfactory receptor 1019-like gives MVEGNHTMVTDFIFQGFMDHPELQVPLFVLFLMIYVITLAGNLGMIVLIRFNSRLHTPMYYFLCNLSLADVGNSSVVAPRLLMTFVVQAKPISLAACAAQIFFACNFLTNEVCLLAVMAYDRFIAICNPLLYSVVMSKRLCVLLVVVSYICGFVNAVVQTPFIFTLSFCDSNVINHFFCDIPPILKLSCSDTHNANMVHFTLSSIVVMTTILIVLFSYMYILIAILKIHSAKGRYKTFSTCASHLTAVTIFYGTMIFMYLRPSSGYTTDPDKIISVFYILIIPMLNPLIYSLRNKEVKDAVRRMINRKVCSQLI, from the coding sequence ATGGTGGAGGGAAATCACACCATGGTTACGGACTTCATTTTCCAGGGATTCATGGATCATCCGGAGCTTCAGGTCCCCCTCTTTGTGTTATTCCTAATGATCTATGTTATCACCCTGGCGGGGAATCTAGGGATGATTGTGTTGATCAGGTTCAACTCTCgactccacacccccatgtactatttcctctgcaatTTGTCTCTTGCAGATGTTGGGAATTCCTCGGTTGTTGCTCCCCGGTTGCTGATGACTTTTGTGGTTCAGGCCAAACCCATTTCGCTCGCTGCATGCGCAGCACAAATTTTCTTTGCCTGTAACTTTCTGACCAATGAAGTTTGCCTGTTGGCGGTAATGGCATATGATCGCTTCATAGCCATCTGTAACCCCTTGCTCTATAGCGTCGTCATGTCAAAGAGACTTTGTGTATTACTAGTGGTTGTTTCATACATATGTGGCTTTGTGAATGCAGTTGTTCAGACTCCATTTATATTTACCCTGTCCTTCTGTGACTCCAATGTcatcaaccatttcttctgtgacatcccccCAATTCTTAAGCTGTCCTGCTCTGACACCCACAACGCTAACATGGTGCATTTCACCTTGTCCAGTATAGTGGTCATGACAACTATTCTCATTGTACTATTCTCCTACATGTACATCCTTATTGCCATCCTGAAGATCCACTCTGCCAAGGGCAGATACAAAACCTTCTCCACCTGCGCCTCCCACCTGACAGCTGTCACAATTTTCTACGGGACTATGATCTTCATGTATTTACGACCCAGTTCCGGCTACACCACAGACCCAGACAAGATCATCTCTGTGTTTTATATACTCATAATTCCCATGCTGAACcccctgatctacagcctgaggaacaaggaggtgaaggaCGCTGTTAGAAGGATGATAAACAGGAAGGTTTGTTCTCAGTTAATATAA